A window of Exiguobacterium sp. FSL W8-0210 contains these coding sequences:
- the mutT gene encoding 8-oxo-dGTP diphosphatase MutT gives MKKHVQVVGAVIRNDHNEILCALRSSQMSLPNLWEFPGGKIELHETPSQSLVREINEELKCNIKVKQPIEKTTYEYDAIIVTLHTFEAEIVTGEPIAVEHAELRWVSVSDLDQLEWAPADIPAVEYIKKEFATP, from the coding sequence ATGAAAAAACATGTTCAAGTCGTAGGGGCTGTCATTCGCAACGATCATAATGAAATATTGTGTGCACTTCGTAGTAGCCAAATGTCATTGCCCAACTTATGGGAGTTTCCTGGTGGGAAAATTGAGCTACATGAAACGCCTTCACAGTCTTTAGTTCGCGAGATCAATGAAGAATTAAAATGTAATATTAAGGTCAAACAACCAATTGAAAAAACGACGTACGAGTACGATGCTATTATTGTTACATTGCATACGTTTGAAGCTGAAATCGTAACAGGAGAACCGATTGCCGTAGAACATGCAGAGCTTCGCTGGGTATCTGTTTCAGACCTTGATCAGCTTGAATGGGCTCCTGCTGATATTCCTGCAGTTGAGTACATTAAGAAAGAGTTTGCCACTCCTTAA
- a CDS encoding cupin domain-containing protein — protein MRVEVFYFEDDGHIPNNPNFPVLIYRHAFEEPSRIEQTFHSHDWRNSWVDGIFDFHHYHSIAHEVIGILEGHATVQLGGPLGKTFTLTSGDVLLLPAGTGHKALDTSRHFRVIGAYPNGQDYDTLTGQTSERPENLQRIRQVIRPNQDPVLGNHGPLFEHW, from the coding sequence ATGCGTGTTGAGGTATTTTACTTTGAGGATGACGGACATATTCCGAATAACCCTAATTTTCCGGTGTTGATTTATCGGCATGCATTTGAAGAACCGTCACGCATCGAACAGACTTTCCATTCACATGACTGGCGCAATAGCTGGGTGGATGGCATTTTTGATTTTCATCATTATCATAGTATCGCCCATGAAGTAATCGGTATCCTCGAAGGACATGCGACCGTCCAACTCGGTGGTCCACTCGGTAAGACCTTCACCTTGACGAGTGGAGACGTTCTCTTACTTCCTGCAGGCACAGGACACAAAGCACTTGATACAAGTCGACACTTCCGTGTGATCGGTGCCTATCCGAATGGTCAAGACTACGACACACTGACAGGTCAAACAAGTGAACGTCCGGAAAATCTTCAACGGATTCGTCAGGTGATACGTCCCAATCAAGATCCTGTACTCGGTAATCACGGTCCTTTATTTGAGCATTGGTGA
- a CDS encoding YfcC family protein, translated as MNERTNAAGSKRSFFKMPHTYAIIMAILIISVILTYTLPAGQFDREKQDGQTVVIDGTYRAVESAPVNLFGLFEAIPKGMEAGAAIIFYIFLVGGVFGIIRQTGAIEAGINQLIRRFGQKGHIMIPMTMFVFSIAGATIGMAEETIIFVPIGIMLARALGYDAMTGAAIVSLGAAVGFAGGMLNPFTVGVAQSIAEVPLFSGLGYRTAVYIVFLAVTILYVMNYARKVKHDPARSLVYDLEQRRSEEAATTISRFSKRHAFVLLVLIGGITLNVIGIFEWGWYLTELTASFLIIGMIAGIVTLGVNGTFESLIDGAKAVTFGALIVGFARAIVVILEEGRVIDTVIYGLSNAVGHLPTFFAVIGMYAVQLITNFFIPSGSGQAATTMPIMAPLSDLLGIERQVAVLAFQYGDGLTNMIFPTSAHLMAFLAIAGIPYEQWLRFVWKLFAIWIALACAALLLAVTLGIQ; from the coding sequence ATGAATGAACGAACGAATGCAGCAGGGTCGAAGCGATCATTCTTCAAGATGCCTCATACATATGCCATCATCATGGCGATTCTCATCATCTCAGTCATCTTGACGTATACACTTCCAGCAGGACAATTCGATCGTGAAAAGCAAGACGGACAGACTGTCGTCATCGACGGTACATATCGCGCGGTAGAGTCTGCACCTGTCAATCTTTTTGGTTTATTTGAAGCAATCCCAAAAGGTATGGAAGCAGGTGCTGCGATCATCTTCTACATCTTTCTTGTCGGTGGTGTCTTCGGTATCATTCGTCAAACCGGCGCCATCGAGGCGGGGATCAATCAATTAATCCGTCGGTTTGGTCAAAAGGGGCACATCATGATTCCGATGACGATGTTCGTCTTTTCGATTGCCGGGGCGACGATTGGTATGGCAGAGGAAACGATCATCTTCGTGCCGATTGGGATCATGTTAGCGCGTGCCCTTGGATATGATGCGATGACAGGAGCCGCGATCGTCAGTCTAGGGGCGGCGGTTGGTTTTGCCGGCGGGATGTTGAATCCGTTTACGGTAGGTGTCGCTCAATCAATTGCGGAAGTACCGCTCTTTAGTGGTCTCGGATATCGAACGGCTGTGTATATCGTATTTTTAGCGGTGACGATTCTTTATGTCATGAACTACGCACGGAAAGTCAAACATGATCCGGCGCGCAGTCTTGTTTATGATCTCGAACAACGTCGTTCGGAAGAAGCAGCGACGACGATTTCACGCTTTTCGAAACGTCATGCCTTTGTTTTACTGGTTTTAATCGGAGGCATTACGCTCAATGTGATCGGAATCTTTGAGTGGGGCTGGTATTTGACGGAATTAACCGCATCCTTCTTGATCATCGGTATGATTGCGGGAATCGTTACGCTTGGTGTGAACGGTACGTTCGAGAGTTTGATTGACGGTGCGAAAGCCGTGACGTTCGGCGCATTGATTGTTGGATTTGCTCGTGCGATCGTCGTCATTCTCGAAGAAGGACGTGTTATCGATACGGTCATTTACGGCTTATCGAATGCCGTAGGACATTTACCGACGTTCTTTGCCGTCATCGGGATGTACGCCGTGCAATTGATTACGAACTTTTTTATTCCATCGGGGAGTGGACAAGCGGCGACGACGATGCCCATCATGGCGCCATTGTCCGATTTATTGGGGATCGAGCGTCAAGTGGCTGTCTTAGCATTCCAATATGGGGATGGACTGACGAACATGATTTTCCCGACGAGCGCACATTTGATGGCATTTCTCGCAATCGCAGGTATTCCGTATGAGCAATGGTTACGTTTCGTCTGGAAACTCTTCGCGATTTGGATTGCTTTAGCATGTGCCGCCTTATTACTTGCCGTAACGCTTGGTATTCAATGA
- a CDS encoding OsmC family protein has product MMKHHFHLTADWPGNRNDVGQIETGELKTKISIPDAMDGPGVGTNPDEMLLGAAATCYIITLAAMLERSHIPKVSLTMESEGIVDVTNGVFTYDAIIHRPKLLLPSDLSDRDVEKAQRLAEKAEGSCMITRALAGNVKVSLEAVVERISN; this is encoded by the coding sequence ATCATGAAGCACCATTTTCATTTAACTGCAGACTGGCCGGGCAATCGCAATGATGTCGGTCAGATCGAGACGGGTGAACTAAAAACAAAAATCTCAATTCCGGACGCCATGGATGGTCCAGGGGTTGGTACGAATCCAGATGAGATGTTACTTGGGGCTGCTGCTACGTGCTATATCATCACGCTTGCCGCGATGCTTGAGCGTAGTCACATTCCAAAAGTCTCGTTAACGATGGAATCTGAAGGCATCGTCGATGTCACGAACGGTGTCTTCACATACGACGCGATCATTCATCGTCCGAAACTCTTATTGCCATCTGATCTGTCGGATCGTGATGTGGAGAAGGCACAACGTCTTGCTGAAAAAGCGGAAGGTTCGTGTATGATTACGCGGGCGCTAGCTGGTAATGTTAAAGTATCGCTTGAGGCTGTTGTGGAGCGAATCTCAAATTAA
- a CDS encoding putative quinol monooxygenase translates to MIAIEAKLEVQPAKREEFLAATKTLVEGSRAEAGNISYDLFQSTEDENVFMMIEKWEDQAAIEAHNTSAHFGQFVAFAQTALAKPLDVQSFQA, encoded by the coding sequence ATGATCGCCATCGAAGCAAAGTTAGAAGTACAACCCGCAAAACGAGAAGAATTTTTAGCAGCAACTAAAACATTAGTAGAAGGATCGCGTGCTGAAGCTGGAAACATCAGCTACGATCTGTTCCAAAGTACAGAAGACGAAAATGTCTTCATGATGATTGAAAAATGGGAAGACCAAGCTGCAATTGAAGCACACAACACGAGTGCCCATTTCGGACAATTCGTTGCGTTTGCTCAAACGGCTCTTGCTAAACCATTAGACGTTCAATCGTTCCAAGCATAA
- a CDS encoding IS3 family transposase (programmed frameshift) produces MTTSKFSSDEKLRIIKMCEDGIDSIKSIASLFELSVSTLNRWRIKYRTGGSIALRNRTEWTRYPEELKMEAIRAVLDQKESLISATARFDISDKGLLAKWIEKYTSHSTKGKPLKERSIMTRGRTTTFEERVQAVMDCIQSGKDYQRIMETHRVSYQQIYSWVRKFEKDGIDALMDRRGRQKPVEELTDEERLALELKRLERENERLRMENGFLKKVRGDREEVTLSQIRLQDKYEAIQSSVEQFGYPIIALCHLAGVSRAAYYKWLRRIGIPQTRETENMKIIEEMNEIHLAVNGIYGYRRMTLNLKRRFGRNVNAKRVRRLMHIAGIHCVIRRKRPLYIRNRPQQTAENILNRDFNAAGPNQKWVTDVTELKYGASQKAYLSAILDLYDGSIRAFVLGHSNNNQLVFDTLELALQGAPGSRPLLHSDRGFQYTSHAFRHMTRVAGITQSMSRVGRCIDNGPMESFWGALKCESYYLHKFVEFDELRLAIQKYIHFYNEERYQQRLNGLAPLEYRAQAV; encoded by the exons ATGACTACATCTAAGTTTTCGTCAGATGAAAAACTAAGAATCATTAAGATGTGTGAAGACGGAATCGACTCGATCAAATCGATTGCCTCGCTCTTCGAGCTTTCAGTCAGCACCTTAAATAGATGGAGGATAAAATATCGTACGGGCGGCTCCATAGCACTTCGTAATCGAACAGAGTGGACGCGTTATCCGGAAGAACTGAAGATGGAGGCTATACGTGCAGTACTCGACCAAAAGGAATCGCTTATTAGCGCTACGGCACGGTTTGATATCTCGGATAAAGGTCTACTTGCGAAGTGGATAGAGAAGTATACTAGTCATAGTACTAAAGGGAAACCATTGAAGGAGCGATCCATTATGACTAGAGGTAGAACCACCACATTCGAAGAACGTGTTCAGGCAGTTATGGACTGTATACAAAGCGGAAAAGACTATCAACGCATCATGGAGACCCATCGGGTCTCATACCAACAAATCTATAGTTGGGTAAGAAAGTTCGAGAAGGACGGAATCGACGCACTGATGGACCGTCGCGGGCGTCAGAAGCCAGTAGAAGAATTGACGGATGAAGAACGTTTGGCGTTAGAGCTGAAACGACTCGAGCGAGAAAATGAGCGTCTACGCATGGAGAATG GATTTCTTAAAAAAGTTAGAGGAGATCGAGAGGAGGTCACGTTAAGTCAAATTCGTCTTCAAGATAAATATGAAGCCATCCAATCATCGGTAGAGCAATTTGGTTACCCGATCATCGCCCTATGTCACCTCGCTGGTGTCTCGCGCGCTGCCTACTACAAGTGGTTACGCCGGATTGGCATACCGCAGACACGTGAAACGGAGAACATGAAAATCATCGAAGAGATGAACGAGATCCACCTTGCGGTGAACGGAATTTATGGCTACCGACGGATGACATTGAACCTGAAACGCCGTTTCGGAAGAAACGTCAACGCGAAGCGTGTCCGTCGTCTGATGCATATCGCCGGTATTCATTGCGTCATACGCCGGAAACGTCCTTTGTATATTCGTAATCGCCCTCAACAGACCGCAGAGAACATTCTGAACCGTGATTTCAACGCGGCAGGACCGAACCAAAAATGGGTGACGGATGTCACGGAACTGAAGTACGGCGCCTCTCAGAAGGCATATTTGAGCGCCATACTAGACCTATATGATGGATCCATCCGTGCCTTCGTTCTTGGGCACTCCAATAATAATCAGCTCGTGTTCGATACTCTCGAACTCGCCCTACAGGGCGCACCGGGAAGTCGTCCCTTGCTTCATAGTGATCGAGGATTTCAATATACGTCTCATGCGTTTCGTCATATGACACGCGTGGCAGGCATTACACAAAGCATGTCTCGGGTTGGAAGATGTATTGATAACGGACCGATGGAGTCTTTTTGGGGAGCGTTGAAGTGCGAAAGTTATTATCTACATAAGTTTGTGGAGTTCGACGAACTCCGACTCGCAATCCAGAAATATATTCACTTCTATAATGAAGAACGGTACCAACAACGGTTAAACGGCTTGGCTCCGTTAGAATACAGAGCTCAAGCCGTTTAA
- a CDS encoding DUF3427 domain-containing protein produces the protein MSYYETLRSSTETNSQSDTTSVSVPAHDYTTELLTHLNQVLYQSLDHLQKQDEPDQMVETVNEWLLHLNQPPIDSPLHRELSTSTTHALPTQYKNSLRAWELIAPGQLEQEQLLHHINQELWTASAADWMVSFTRHSGIQTLVPALKEAEAQNKPIRILTSFYMNITEAKAIRHLMEFSNIEVKIYEPIKKNHAFHPKAYLFSRPDQLDSAIVGSSNLSKSALTHGMEWNIRIPSTPVTTLVTQAKSLFEQLWNSHEATVCTEELLLQYEQYQQETPPIKSFSIRDTIAEPAVDYTVIEPNLMQIPALEELDRLRERKETKAMVIAATGTGKTYLAAFDVRQAQAKKVLFVAHRGKLLSQAEHTFRQVFSNESYTFGRYSGSQQIQDAQFTFATVQTLSKEVHLNQFLKDTFDYIIIDEFHHASSASYQNILNYFKPQFLLGVTATPERMDGQNIFQLVDYNVAYEVRLYDALAQDLLSPFHYFGIQDDESIDYSLIPQQNGFYVEQDLVVALERSTRTDYIVEMIRKFGFSGNQAVGLGFCVNINHAEFMEQEFKRHQIEAMAVTSKQSEDEREEAIRRLEDDQDPLQYIFTVDLFNEGVDIPKVNLMLFLRPTESPTIFIQQLGRGLRKHSSKEFVTILDFIGNSQKAFVAPLVLSGQQSFHSIDRYKIATAVKQHFPILPEGSLAILDSITERFIIEQMKKIEFSASKQLRESYQRLTRMIGNPPSLNDLVTHKDAPAIESIVQQWRSTLRLKQLEKHATDEELRLLLDDTTRKIVEQLEGLFPIREPFSLLILKHLLHHPSASVQDIEQEVFKEFALSTNHSFSKRPIIHHLFKRWSTAFKNDRIQLLDAVSKERYRFSNTVGQALQQSTELRSYMIHFIQAGLLAFHQLPDRINWLIEDQAFLLHQTYNRSVIQRLLCSPSQEGSWREGVAQAGDDYILFVNLHKDEAIDEQLKYNDYFLDQYRFHWQSQSNATATGKAGTLYQNHESEGIRIHLFMRKADKEQGKTLPFTYFGQLKHLQSTGSKPISVTWSLHSPLSIELFKEWQTLS, from the coding sequence ATGTCTTATTATGAAACACTACGTTCTTCAACTGAAACTAACTCACAATCCGATACAACAAGTGTCTCTGTACCAGCACATGACTACACAACAGAATTACTTACACATCTCAATCAAGTACTATATCAATCTTTAGACCATTTACAAAAACAAGATGAACCTGATCAAATGGTTGAAACAGTCAATGAATGGCTCCTGCATTTAAATCAACCTCCGATCGACTCGCCACTTCATCGTGAACTCTCTACTAGCACAACTCATGCTTTACCTACACAATATAAAAATTCTTTGCGTGCTTGGGAACTCATCGCTCCTGGCCAACTCGAACAAGAACAGTTATTGCATCATATCAATCAAGAATTATGGACAGCATCTGCTGCTGATTGGATGGTGAGTTTTACACGACATTCTGGAATCCAAACGCTTGTACCAGCTTTAAAAGAAGCAGAAGCTCAAAACAAACCAATTCGCATTTTGACTTCATTTTATATGAATATTACAGAAGCGAAGGCTATCCGGCATTTGATGGAATTCAGCAATATCGAAGTAAAAATTTATGAACCGATTAAAAAAAATCATGCGTTCCATCCGAAAGCATATTTATTTTCTCGTCCTGATCAGTTGGATAGTGCTATTGTTGGCTCCTCTAATTTATCAAAGTCGGCTTTAACACACGGTATGGAATGGAACATTCGTATACCTTCTACACCCGTCACAACATTAGTCACTCAAGCGAAAAGCTTGTTTGAACAGCTTTGGAACAGCCACGAAGCGACTGTATGTACAGAAGAATTATTACTTCAATACGAACAGTACCAACAAGAAACACCACCTATAAAATCATTTTCTATCCGCGATACAATTGCCGAACCCGCTGTCGATTACACCGTTATTGAACCAAACCTCATGCAGATTCCGGCTTTAGAAGAACTGGATCGTTTGCGCGAGCGAAAAGAAACAAAAGCAATGGTCATTGCGGCAACAGGAACGGGGAAAACGTACTTAGCAGCATTTGATGTTCGTCAAGCTCAGGCTAAAAAAGTGTTATTTGTTGCACATCGCGGAAAATTGCTATCACAAGCTGAGCATACATTTAGACAAGTTTTTTCAAATGAAAGTTATACATTTGGTAGATATTCAGGATCACAACAAATTCAAGATGCACAATTTACCTTCGCTACCGTTCAAACACTCTCAAAAGAGGTTCATCTTAATCAATTTTTAAAGGATACGTTTGACTACATCATCATTGATGAATTCCATCATGCTTCATCTGCTTCTTACCAAAACATTCTTAACTATTTTAAGCCCCAATTTTTGCTTGGCGTAACGGCAACACCAGAACGAATGGATGGTCAAAATATCTTTCAGCTTGTTGACTATAATGTTGCTTACGAAGTACGTCTGTATGATGCCTTAGCACAAGATTTACTTTCACCATTCCATTATTTTGGGATTCAAGATGATGAATCGATTGATTATTCTCTTATTCCTCAACAAAACGGATTTTATGTAGAACAAGATCTTGTTGTTGCACTCGAACGATCAACACGAACAGATTATATTGTTGAAATGATTCGTAAATTTGGGTTCAGTGGTAATCAGGCTGTTGGACTAGGATTCTGCGTCAATATTAATCATGCAGAGTTTATGGAGCAGGAATTTAAACGACATCAGATTGAAGCAATGGCTGTTACAAGTAAACAGTCCGAAGATGAACGCGAAGAGGCCATTCGCCGACTAGAGGACGATCAAGATCCACTGCAATATATTTTTACAGTTGACTTGTTTAACGAAGGCGTCGATATTCCAAAAGTCAATCTAATGCTATTTTTACGTCCAACGGAGTCTCCTACTATTTTTATTCAACAATTGGGGAGAGGCTTACGTAAACATAGCTCAAAAGAATTTGTTACGATTTTAGATTTTATCGGAAATAGCCAAAAGGCTTTTGTTGCACCGCTTGTGTTGTCTGGTCAACAATCGTTTCATTCTATTGATCGTTATAAAATTGCTACTGCTGTAAAACAGCATTTTCCGATTTTACCGGAAGGATCTTTAGCCATTCTAGATTCAATTACAGAAAGATTTATTATTGAACAAATGAAAAAAATAGAGTTTTCAGCTAGCAAACAGCTCCGTGAAAGTTATCAAAGGCTGACACGCATGATCGGAAATCCTCCGAGTTTAAATGATTTAGTTACGCATAAAGACGCACCAGCTATTGAAAGTATTGTTCAGCAATGGAGAAGTACATTACGTCTTAAACAACTTGAAAAACATGCTACCGACGAAGAACTACGTTTATTGCTCGATGACACTACACGCAAAATTGTGGAACAGCTCGAAGGACTATTCCCAATTCGTGAGCCCTTCAGCTTACTGATTTTAAAACATTTACTGCATCATCCTTCTGCTTCAGTTCAAGATATTGAACAAGAAGTTTTCAAAGAATTCGCCTTATCGACGAATCACTCTTTCTCAAAGCGACCTATTATTCATCATCTTTTTAAACGCTGGTCTACTGCGTTTAAAAATGATCGTATTCAATTGCTAGATGCTGTATCAAAAGAGCGCTATCGCTTTTCAAATACAGTCGGCCAAGCACTTCAACAATCAACTGAATTACGTTCATATATGATACATTTTATCCAAGCAGGTCTACTTGCATTTCATCAACTACCAGATCGAATCAACTGGTTGATCGAAGACCAGGCGTTTCTATTACATCAAACATACAATCGTTCTGTTATCCAACGTCTTCTTTGTTCACCAAGTCAGGAAGGTTCTTGGCGTGAGGGCGTAGCTCAAGCTGGTGACGACTACATTTTATTCGTGAATTTACACAAAGATGAAGCCATTGATGAGCAACTAAAATATAACGATTATTTCTTAGATCAATATCGTTTCCACTGGCAGTCTCAAAGTAATGCAACTGCTACAGGTAAAGCGGGTACTTTATATCAAAACCATGAGAGCGAAGGAATTCGTATTCATTTGTTTATGCGTAAAGCAGATAAAGAACAAGGAAAAACGCTACCGTTCACATACTTTGGCCAGTTAAAGCATCTTCAAAGTACAGGTTCTAAACCGATTAGTGTGACTTGGTCACTTCATTCTCCACTATCAATTGAACTGTTTAAGGAGTGGCAAACTCTTTCTTAA
- a CDS encoding aldo/keto reductase encodes MNTTEKTLILAALKQKTVTFSDQTHVRALGQGTWRMGEESEKHEAEIEALRVGLDSGMELIDTAEMYGEGASEELIRDAIADRREEVFLVSKVYPHHAGGEALKQACSKSLERLGTDYLDLYLLHWRGDIPLKETVEGLEALKQEGKIRRWGVSNFDVSDMKELLALPNGDQCAVNQVLYHLGSRGIEYELLPLLREHGIPVMAYCPLAEGGSLRDQLLNHPTVEELAETHGVEPAQILLAWAMREGDVIAIPKAGQAHHVEANGRAALLNLTEEELAALDQAFPAPTKKEPLDIV; translated from the coding sequence ATGAACACAACAGAAAAGACGTTGATACTTGCTGCATTAAAGCAAAAAACAGTGACGTTTTCCGATCAGACACATGTTCGGGCACTCGGACAAGGCACATGGCGGATGGGAGAAGAGTCGGAGAAGCACGAAGCAGAAATCGAAGCACTCCGTGTCGGTCTCGATAGTGGAATGGAACTCATCGATACGGCAGAGATGTACGGGGAAGGTGCTTCTGAAGAATTGATTCGCGACGCGATTGCAGATCGACGAGAGGAAGTCTTTCTCGTCTCGAAAGTGTATCCGCATCACGCTGGCGGAGAAGCATTGAAGCAGGCTTGTTCCAAATCGCTTGAACGTCTCGGTACGGATTATCTTGATCTCTATCTTCTTCACTGGCGTGGCGACATTCCACTAAAGGAAACCGTTGAAGGACTGGAAGCCTTAAAACAAGAGGGCAAGATTCGCCGTTGGGGTGTATCGAATTTTGACGTATCAGACATGAAAGAACTGTTGGCACTACCAAACGGTGACCAGTGTGCTGTCAATCAGGTACTCTATCACCTCGGCTCACGCGGAATCGAGTATGAACTGCTCCCGTTACTACGCGAACATGGTATTCCAGTAATGGCGTATTGCCCACTAGCTGAAGGTGGTTCACTGCGTGATCAACTCCTAAATCATCCGACCGTCGAGGAACTCGCTGAGACACATGGTGTTGAACCGGCACAGATCTTACTTGCTTGGGCGATGCGTGAAGGTGACGTCATCGCTATTCCTAAAGCCGGACAAGCACATCATGTCGAAGCCAATGGTCGCGCTGCGCTTCTGAATTTAACAGAGGAAGAGCTAGCTGCACTTGATCAAGCGTTCCCAGCACCAACAAAAAAAGAACCACTCGATATCGTTTAA
- a CDS encoding aldo/keto reductase, translating to MTKHVQLGQSNLFVHPIGLGTNAVGGHNLYPNLDEQAGRDLVRVALKQGINFLDTAFIYGPERSEELVGEVWNDTVAREDVVLATKGAHQFVDGNVVMNNSPDFLRQSVEESLKRLQTNYIDLYYIHFPDESTPKDEAVAALAELKKEGKIRAIGVSNFSLEQLKEANKDGHVDVYQGEYNLFKRDAEKELLPYIVENGMSFVPYFPLAAGLLAGKYTKETTFDDLRKNDPLFQKDVFEQNLAKVDQLRPIAEAHDAEVAHVVLAWYLAQDGIDAIIPGAKRPDQVTDTLRTLDVQLSQEDIKKIDQIFS from the coding sequence ATGACAAAACATGTTCAACTCGGTCAATCTAACTTATTCGTTCACCCCATCGGTCTCGGTACGAATGCTGTCGGTGGACACAACTTGTATCCGAATCTCGATGAGCAAGCCGGACGCGATCTCGTTCGTGTCGCTTTGAAGCAAGGAATCAATTTCCTCGACACAGCTTTTATCTACGGACCAGAACGTTCGGAGGAACTCGTCGGTGAGGTCTGGAACGATACGGTCGCTCGAGAAGATGTCGTCCTCGCGACGAAAGGTGCGCATCAGTTCGTTGACGGAAACGTCGTCATGAACAATTCACCAGACTTTCTCCGTCAATCGGTCGAAGAGAGTTTAAAACGTCTTCAGACAAACTATATCGATTTGTATTACATTCATTTTCCGGATGAATCGACACCAAAGGATGAAGCGGTCGCAGCACTCGCTGAACTGAAAAAAGAAGGAAAGATTCGCGCAATCGGTGTCTCGAATTTCTCACTCGAACAACTGAAGGAAGCGAACAAAGACGGACATGTCGACGTCTATCAAGGGGAATACAACCTATTCAAACGGGATGCGGAAAAAGAATTACTCCCGTATATCGTTGAGAACGGTATGTCCTTCGTCCCGTACTTCCCACTCGCTGCTGGATTATTGGCAGGGAAATATACGAAAGAGACGACGTTTGATGATCTACGAAAAAATGATCCCTTGTTCCAAAAAGATGTCTTCGAACAAAATCTCGCAAAAGTCGATCAACTACGTCCGATCGCAGAAGCACACGATGCGGAAGTCGCACACGTCGTACTCGCGTGGTATTTAGCACAGGACGGCATCGATGCCATCATTCCTGGTGCCAAACGACCAGATCAGGTGACGGATACGTTGCGTACGTTAGACGTTCAGTTGTCGCAAGAGGATATCAAAAAAATCGACCAAATTTTTAGCTGA